The following proteins are encoded in a genomic region of Coffea eugenioides isolate CCC68of chromosome 6, Ceug_1.0, whole genome shotgun sequence:
- the LOC113774062 gene encoding uncharacterized protein LOC113774062, which produces MALFPAYDIVVHYEEKQVRIPNVDPIDYFYINLLFDVAEKVFSEVPGHLNKLIHMGCQIPKTDRMFDITDYDNVREMFLMHKSGRMINVHVLDMDVIPSHKANQMNENGHNTDLNLGEKGKDKVSVVAIDDSEDEYSDSSSDSSWLHSMDGDNEKDLDVDSDSGESNMSFFDFDDNEEGDLVPDSENEEETDPVQQALKSKLWTYNPKAEIEFKKGLLFTNVNVFRATLKDYVIQKEFPIMRLKNEKSKVTAVCGVEGCKWRIHASPVADSITFMIKTYQGEHTCVMDRKNTEATADWIAKKLVPIMRIHPNMSTKGVEAEMIKYGVHPSKWQMYKALTKARNEIEGNHIESYTKLPKYLELIRKYNPQSICKIHYDRPTLLVEPRFLRMFISFKAQRSGFVEGCRPFVGFDGCFLKGPFVSVLLTAVTLDANNSIFPIAFAVAETKNKETWSWFFHYFEEFLGPFTSENGPHGPLTFMSDRQNGMSIAYEEKVPVASGRHCCRHICSNFKAQFLGILLSNLFWRAAKSFDVAGHNEAMASIKELNVEAWKYLNKISKTTWCRYTFNTGLKCDNVTNNCTESFNAWIGELRGKPILTLVDGLRKKFMKKMHKRYQKGCMLTTAITPKMLGKLQKIGQTSRQCELTMASTDVFEVGDMNRSYIVNLSAKSCDCGAFQISGLLCKYAALGIIYKREKLESYCEHWFSRDKYLKTYSSMIHPIPDEKMWPPMPHVTPATVLPPPLRRAPGRPKTKRRREHDEGQSASQPKRLSRFKCRNRGSFGHNKRSCQGAPVQNKKNGNRTPGQQTIEEANQEERLQTQDHVSGNVPAVHSSQGSNPSPSIQPATMNVHRGRPLRNTFSSARGSSKRDNSNTAQITQIVEQAGHQQIATFQVATPASESINAATTLQSTNVSNNSSFSMQF; this is translated from the exons ATGGCTCTTTTTCCTGCTTATGATATAGTTGTTCACTATGAGGAGAAACAAGTGAGAATTCCAAATGTCGATCCAATTGATTACTTCTACATTAATTTGCTATTTGATGTTGCTGAGAAGGTGTTCAGTGAAGTCCCTGGGCATCTGAATAAGTTAATACACATGGGGTGCCAGATTCCTAAGACAGATCGTATGTTTGATATTACAGATTATGATAATGTACGTGAAATGTTCTTAATGCATAAGTCTGGAAGAATGATTAATGTGCATGTGCTGGATATGGATGTTATTCCATCTCATAAAGCTAATCAGATGAATGAAAATGGTCATAACACTGATTTGAACTtaggagaaaaaggaaaggacaAGGTATCTGTTGTTGCCATTGATGATTCTGAGGATGAATATAGTGATTCTAGCTCTGATTCAAGTTGGTTGCACAGCATGGATGGTGACAATGAGAAAGATTTAGATGTTGATAGTGATAGTGGTGAATCTAACATGtcattttttgattttgatgaCAATGAGGAGGGTGATTTAGTTCCTGATtctgaaaatgaagaagaaactgACCCTGTTCAGCAAGCTTTGAAATCAAAACTTTGGACGTACAACCCAAAAGCAGAGATAGAGTTTAAGAAAGGTCTACTGTTTACTAATGTCAATGTATTTAGAGCAACTTTAAAGGACTATGTAATTCAGAAAGAATTTCCAATTATGAGACTGAAGAATGAGAAGAGCAAAGTCACTGCTGTCTGTGGTGTTGAAGGGTGCAAATGGAGAATCCATGCATCACCAGTTGCAGATTCCATAACCTTTATGATTAAGACTTATCAAGGTGAACACACATGTGTGATGGACAGGAAAAACACAGAAGCTACAGCTGACTGGATTGCCAAGAAACTAGTTCCAATCATGAGAATTCACCCTAACATGTCCACCAAAGGGGTAGAAGCAGAGATGATTAAATATGGTGTGCATCCAAGCAAATGGCAGATGTATAAAGCACTAACTAAAGCAAGAAATGAGATTGAAGGCAATCATATTGAATCGTACACCAAATTGCCAAAGTATTTAGAGCTCATCAGGAAATACAACCCACAAAGTATCTGCAAAATACATTATGATAGGCCTACTCTTCTTGTTGAGCCTAGATTTCTCAGAATGTTTATTAGTTTCAAAGCTCAAAGAAGTGGATTTGTTGAAGGCTGTAGACcttttgttggttttgatgGATGTTTTTTAAAAGGTCCCTTTGTTAGTGTGCTTCTCACAGCAGTCACATTAGATGCTAACAATAGCATTTTTCCTATTGCATTTGCTGTGgctgaaactaaaaataaagaaacctgGAGTTGGTTTTTTCATTACTTTGAGGAGTTTTTGGGGCCATTTACTTCAGAAAATGGTCCTCATGGTCCTCTAACCTTCATGAGTGACAGGCAAAAT GGCATGAGTATAGCTTATGAAGAGAAAGTGCCTGTTGCTAGTGGAAGACATTGTTGTAGGCATATCTGCAGTAATTTTAAAGCTCAATTTCTTGGTATTTTGCTTAGTAACTTGTTCTGGAGAGCAGCAAAAAGCTTTGATGTTGCAGGACATAATGAAGCCATGGCTAGCATAAAGGAGTTAAACGTAGAAGCATGGAAATACTTgaacaaaatttccaaaacaacatgGTGTAGATATACCTTCAATACTGGACTAAAATGTGATAATGTCACAAATAACTGCACTGAGTCCTTCAATGCATGGATAGGTGAGCTAAGAGGGAAGCCTATCTTGACACTTGTTGATGGGCTGAGGAAGAAGttcatgaagaaaatgcataagCGATATCAGAAAGGGTGCATGCTCACCACTGCCATCACACCAAAAATGCTTGGTAAACTACAAAAAATAGGACAAACATCAAGACAATGTGAACTCACTATGGCTTCTACTGACGTATTTGAAGTGGGGGATATGAACAGGTCCTACATAGTCAATTTATCAGCTAAAAGTTGTGATTGTGGAGCATTTCAAATTTCAGGCCTTCTTTGTAAATATGCTGCACTAGGGATTATCTACAAGAGAGAAAAGCTGGAATCCTACTGTGAGCATTGGTTCTCAAGAGATAAGTACTTAAAGACATATTCAAGTATGATTCATCCAATTCCTGATGAGAAAATGTGGCCACCTATGCCACATGTTACACCTGCAACAGTCCTGCCTCCTCCATTGAGGAGAGCTCCAGGTAGACCAAAGACTAAAAGGAGAAGGGAACATGATGAAGGGCAATCTGCATCACAACCAAAAAGATTGAGCAGGTTCAAGTGTAGAAACCGTGGCTCTTTTGGTCACAACAAGAGGTCATGCCAAGGAGCACCTGTCCAGAATAAGAAGAATGGCAACAGAACTCCTGGCCAGCAG actatagaagaggcaaaccAGGAAGAGAGACTGCAAACACAG GATCATGTCTCTGGCAATGTTCCAGCTGTACACTCAAGCCAAGGCAGCAATCCTTCTCCTTCAATTCAACCTGCAACTATGAATGTGCAT AGAGGAAGGCCTTTAAGAAATACTTTCTCATCTGCTAGAGGGAGCAGCAAGAGAGACAACTCAAATACTGCTCAGATCACTCAAATTGTTGAACAAGCTGGTCATCAGCAAATTGCTACATTTCAAGTTGCTACACCTGCATCTGAATCCATCAATGCAGCTACAACACTGCAGTCAACAAATGTTAGCAACAATAGCAGTTTCAGTATGCAATTCTGA